Proteins encoded in a region of the Halosimplex halophilum genome:
- a CDS encoding MBL fold metallo-hydrolase, which produces MTVRHDGITVEWLGYATLRFAGDDTVVYTDPGRYGVLTGEWEPDSEGVGHPPAQDYRPEDADVVCLTHVHHYDPDGVERVAGPDTTIVAFEAIEEGVEDRELPPLDSLPYDVVTVGDRESLTVDGVPVWTVPAYNEENGPHTRPDGTPFHPEGFGCGFVVDVEGKRVLYPGDTDALGPHQNVEVSVFCPPIGPRFTMDRHEAAALAAAMEPELVVPVHYNTFSTLETDSRGFAADVAEAGVPVALDER; this is translated from the coding sequence ATGACCGTGCGCCACGACGGGATCACCGTCGAGTGGCTGGGCTACGCCACGCTGCGGTTCGCCGGCGATGACACCGTCGTCTACACCGATCCCGGGCGATACGGCGTGCTCACCGGCGAGTGGGAACCCGACTCGGAGGGGGTCGGCCACCCGCCGGCGCAGGATTACCGTCCGGAGGACGCCGACGTGGTCTGTCTCACCCACGTCCACCACTACGACCCCGACGGCGTCGAACGAGTCGCGGGGCCGGACACCACCATCGTCGCGTTCGAGGCCATCGAGGAGGGCGTCGAGGACCGCGAACTCCCGCCGCTCGACTCGCTGCCGTACGACGTGGTGACCGTCGGCGACAGGGAGTCGCTGACCGTCGACGGCGTCCCGGTCTGGACGGTCCCGGCGTACAACGAGGAGAACGGCCCCCACACCCGCCCGGACGGCACCCCCTTCCACCCGGAGGGGTTCGGCTGCGGGTTCGTCGTCGACGTGGAGGGCAAACGGGTGCTCTACCCCGGCGACACGGACGCGCTCGGCCCCCACCAGAACGTCGAGGTGTCGGTGTTCTGCCCGCCCATCGGCCCGCGGTTCACGATGGACCGCCACGAGGCCGCCGCGCTCGCCGCCGCGATGGAGCCCGAACTCGTCGTCCCGGTCCACTACAACACCTTCTCGACGCTCGAAACGGACTCGCGAGGCTTCGCCGCCGACGTGGCCGAGGCCGGGGTTCCCGTCGCGCTCGACGAGCGCTGA
- a CDS encoding rhodanese-like domain-containing protein translates to MDGEISCDELQALLDENGEEPPEDLRIVDIRNPGSFERGHIPGSENIPANELTDRVEELDGADRVVTVCPKGKSSVQAARLVGSYEGVDGPVESLAGGLSEWDGPLDAADTSDHGDESAAPF, encoded by the coding sequence ATGGACGGCGAGATCTCCTGCGACGAACTGCAGGCGCTACTGGACGAGAACGGGGAGGAACCGCCCGAGGACCTCCGGATCGTCGACATCCGGAACCCGGGGTCGTTCGAGCGCGGGCACATCCCCGGCAGCGAGAACATCCCGGCGAACGAACTCACGGACCGCGTCGAGGAACTCGACGGCGCCGACCGCGTCGTGACGGTCTGTCCGAAGGGCAAATCCAGCGTCCAGGCCGCCCGCCTGGTTGGCTCCTACGAGGGCGTCGACGGCCCGGTCGAGAGCCTCGCCGGCGGGCTCAGCGAGTGGGACGGTCCGCTGGATGCCGCCGACACGTCCGACCACGGCGACGAGTCCGCGGCGCCGTTCTGA
- a CDS encoding NUDIX hydrolase — MTDGEPAEPTAASAADLAEPPADAGADWTRLDTEVVWENPYFEAGYDEYRQPDGDVSRYYWIDPGDFVAVVAETADGEVVLLEQYDARLDRSLLTVPGGAVDDGESFVDAGVRELREETGFRAGETELLEAFEPTAWTRMTQAVVYASDLEPGAPEREGGEDIEVYTVPREDAIAAVRSREVPFAASLVSLLVARDEGLL; from the coding sequence GTGACCGACGGCGAACCCGCCGAGCCGACCGCCGCGAGCGCTGCCGACCTCGCGGAGCCGCCCGCCGACGCCGGCGCCGACTGGACCCGCCTCGACACCGAGGTCGTCTGGGAGAACCCCTACTTCGAGGCCGGCTACGACGAGTACCGCCAGCCCGACGGCGACGTGAGCCGCTACTACTGGATCGACCCGGGCGACTTCGTGGCGGTCGTCGCCGAGACGGCCGACGGCGAGGTCGTCCTGCTCGAACAGTACGACGCCCGGCTGGACCGGTCGCTGCTGACCGTCCCCGGCGGCGCCGTCGACGACGGCGAGTCGTTCGTCGACGCCGGCGTCCGCGAACTCCGCGAGGAGACGGGCTTTCGCGCCGGCGAGACCGAGTTGCTGGAGGCGTTCGAGCCCACCGCCTGGACCCGGATGACCCAGGCGGTCGTCTACGCGTCCGACCTGGAACCCGGGGCTCCCGAGCGCGAGGGCGGCGAGGACATCGAGGTGTACACGGTCCCACGCGAGGACGCGATCGCTGCGGTCCGGTCGCGCGAGGTCCCGTTCGCCGCCTCGCTCGTTTCGCTGCTCGTCGCCCGCGACGAGGGCCTGCTGTAG
- a CDS encoding NUDIX domain-containing protein, with product MTGGDWRVESSVVEYENEYFAAGYDVVRRPDGTTARYYWIDPADVVAVVPVTDDGEVVLVEEYEPQLGGTVLGCPAGGVHPDESPADAAVRELREETGYLAADPTALLTYRPEQWVRMECTVFLADALDRVERDPDEGEFVTVHTVPVADALDAVLDAEVVHGAQLTPLLLALAEGL from the coding sequence GTGACCGGCGGCGACTGGCGCGTCGAGTCGTCGGTCGTCGAGTACGAGAACGAGTACTTCGCCGCGGGCTACGACGTCGTCCGGCGACCCGACGGCACGACCGCCCGCTACTACTGGATCGACCCCGCCGACGTGGTCGCGGTCGTGCCCGTCACCGACGACGGCGAGGTCGTCCTCGTCGAGGAGTACGAACCCCAGCTCGGCGGGACCGTCCTCGGCTGCCCGGCCGGCGGCGTCCACCCCGACGAGTCGCCCGCCGACGCCGCGGTCCGCGAGCTGCGCGAGGAGACGGGGTATCTCGCGGCCGACCCGACGGCGCTGCTCACCTACCGGCCCGAGCAGTGGGTCCGGATGGAGTGTACGGTCTTCCTCGCCGACGCCCTCGACCGGGTCGAGCGCGACCCCGACGAGGGGGAGTTCGTCACCGTCCACACGGTCCCGGTCGCCGACGCGCTCGACGCCGTCCTCGACGCGGAGGTCGTCCACGGCGCGCAGCTGACGCCGCTGCTGCTCGCGCTCGCGGAGGGACTGTGA
- a CDS encoding NUDIX hydrolase: MTPPDPPWTDDDAEWPVREEVVAWETPFCEAGYDVVERPDGTEGEYYWLASADAAAAVAVTDDDELVLVEQYRPRYRRRSLGLPAGFVEDGEDPEAAAARELREETGFVADDLSHLETHTLSPWTRYVRHLYVATGLDRGERDLDDGEYVDVETVPADEAVDRLRGREGVSEGITLTGLLLAREEGLL, from the coding sequence GTGACCCCGCCCGACCCGCCCTGGACGGACGACGACGCCGAGTGGCCGGTCCGCGAGGAGGTCGTCGCCTGGGAGACGCCGTTCTGCGAGGCGGGCTACGACGTGGTCGAACGCCCCGACGGGACCGAGGGCGAGTACTACTGGCTCGCCTCGGCCGACGCCGCGGCCGCGGTCGCGGTGACCGACGACGACGAACTCGTCCTCGTCGAGCAGTACCGGCCGCGCTACCGCCGGCGGTCGCTCGGGCTCCCCGCCGGGTTCGTCGAGGACGGCGAGGACCCCGAGGCTGCGGCCGCGCGGGAACTCCGCGAGGAGACGGGGTTCGTCGCCGACGACCTCTCGCACCTCGAAACCCACACGCTGTCGCCGTGGACGCGGTACGTCCGCCACCTGTACGTCGCCACCGGCCTCGACCGCGGCGAGCGCGACCTCGACGACGGCGAGTACGTCGACGTGGAGACGGTCCCGGCCGACGAGGCGGTCGACCGCCTGCGAGGCCGCGAGGGAGTGTCGGAGGGCATCACCCTCACCGGCCTGTTGCTCGCCCGCGAGGAGGGTCTGCTGTGA
- a CDS encoding NUDIX hydrolase has translation MSDRDDADDRGDRDDERTDGGDREAADPAADGRTREPGHEWRVTEREAEYETGWYTGGYDRVEQPDGTEKDYYWAELPDAVVVVARTGDELVLVDQYRPVIREQCLELPAGIVEDGESFTTAGARELREETGFDPAGVSLLEEFWCSTGVLRHRRGIVFAEGLEPVERDLDGNEFLSVTTVPVDDALTVARRQPANDATIEGILLAKEDGLL, from the coding sequence ATGAGCGACCGCGACGACGCGGACGACCGCGGCGACCGCGACGACGAGCGGACCGACGGCGGCGACCGCGAGGCGGCCGACCCCGCGGCGGACGGACGGACCCGAGAACCCGGCCACGAGTGGCGGGTCACCGAGCGCGAGGCGGAGTACGAGACCGGCTGGTACACCGGCGGCTACGACCGCGTCGAGCAGCCCGACGGCACCGAGAAGGACTACTACTGGGCGGAGCTCCCCGACGCGGTGGTCGTCGTCGCCCGGACCGGCGACGAACTCGTCCTCGTCGACCAGTACCGGCCTGTCATCCGCGAGCAGTGCCTCGAACTCCCAGCGGGCATCGTCGAGGACGGCGAGTCGTTCACGACCGCCGGCGCCCGCGAACTGCGCGAGGAGACGGGCTTCGACCCCGCCGGCGTCTCCCTGCTGGAGGAGTTCTGGTGTTCGACCGGCGTCCTGCGACACAGGCGGGGCATCGTCTTCGCCGAGGGGCTCGAACCGGTCGAGCGCGATCTGGACGGCAACGAGTTCCTCTCGGTGACCACGGTACCAGTCGACGACGCGCTGACCGTGGCGCGGCGCCAGCCCGCCAACGACGCCACCATCGAGGGAATACTGCTCGCGAAGGAGGACGGGCTGCTGTGA
- a CDS encoding DUF5809 family protein, with protein sequence MDTEGTLSPATAAAARERYGALGSTAQVVVKETAKAMGMDAEEYRDRVTSDVVETARDALFASLLEVRVGSREEFEEWVADHDGYEVHEVGSENVDRVVWHAAPAAETVVAATFQEEREAAVGTLRRQAFGRIYRGLVAEGDERAGESGETAEGGEAAADESNGE encoded by the coding sequence ATGGACACGGAGGGGACACTCTCGCCGGCGACCGCCGCCGCGGCCCGCGAGCGCTACGGGGCGCTCGGGTCGACGGCCCAGGTCGTCGTCAAGGAGACCGCGAAGGCGATGGGAATGGACGCCGAGGAGTACCGCGACCGCGTGACGAGCGACGTGGTCGAGACCGCCCGGGACGCGCTGTTCGCCTCCCTGCTGGAGGTCCGCGTCGGGTCGCGCGAGGAGTTCGAGGAGTGGGTCGCCGACCACGACGGCTACGAGGTCCACGAGGTCGGCAGCGAGAACGTCGACCGCGTCGTCTGGCACGCCGCGCCGGCCGCCGAGACGGTCGTCGCAGCCACGTTCCAGGAGGAGCGCGAGGCCGCAGTCGGGACCCTCCGCCGCCAGGCGTTCGGCCGGATATACCGCGGTCTGGTGGCCGAGGGCGACGAACGCGCCGGCGAGAGCGGCGAGACCGCCGAGGGAGGGGAAGCGGCAGCCGACGAGTCGAACGGCGAGTAG
- a CDS encoding DUF5810 domain-containing protein translates to MGYACPACGDPQADAEHLANHLAFTAMLRGGDHEAWLDDRVDDWAELDPPELAERVVDHADEEEFPQVFEDTTGGGHDHGHDHQHEGTRQGAGGPTPGGADAVEDAAPGGVADLDDFEGEPDDVLAEAKELTRRRRENAGDGADEKGADGGPGDTADAEDDEHEAADGDAADDETDGA, encoded by the coding sequence ATGGGCTACGCGTGTCCCGCCTGCGGCGACCCCCAGGCCGACGCCGAGCACCTCGCCAACCACCTCGCCTTCACGGCCATGCTCCGCGGGGGCGACCACGAGGCGTGGCTCGACGACCGCGTCGACGACTGGGCGGAGCTGGACCCCCCGGAACTCGCCGAGCGCGTCGTCGACCACGCCGACGAGGAGGAGTTCCCCCAGGTCTTCGAGGACACGACCGGCGGCGGCCACGACCACGGCCACGACCACCAGCACGAGGGTACCCGGCAGGGCGCCGGCGGCCCGACCCCCGGTGGGGCCGACGCCGTCGAGGACGCGGCGCCGGGCGGCGTCGCCGACCTCGACGACTTCGAGGGCGAGCCCGACGACGTGCTCGCCGAGGCGAAGGAGCTGACTCGCCGGCGGCGGGAGAACGCCGGCGACGGCGCTGACGAGAAGGGAGCCGACGGCGGGCCCGGCGACACCGCGGACGCCGAAGACGACGAGCACGAGGCGGCGGACGGGGACGCGGCCGACGACGAAACCGACGGTGCCTAA
- a CDS encoding metal-dependent hydrolase produces the protein MWPWGHLALAYLAYSCYSRLGRGHRPTAATALVVAVASQFPDLVDKPLAWTLSVLPSGRSLAHSLLVLGPLVALLYTAARARDEGEAPLAVAFGIGAVVHAFGDALYSLVALEVRGAGFLLWPVVPPLEYEVEQSFAAHLALIDASPELYFELLVVAAAAAVWRADGYPGLGTVLAWPARAWRSVTGAE, from the coding sequence ATGTGGCCCTGGGGACACCTCGCGCTCGCGTATCTCGCCTACAGCTGCTACTCGCGGCTCGGGCGGGGCCACCGCCCGACCGCGGCGACCGCGCTGGTCGTCGCCGTCGCCTCGCAGTTCCCGGATCTGGTGGACAAGCCGCTGGCGTGGACGCTGTCGGTCCTGCCGTCGGGCCGGTCGCTGGCCCACTCGCTGCTCGTCCTGGGCCCGCTGGTCGCGCTGCTCTATACCGCTGCTCGGGCCCGGGACGAAGGCGAGGCGCCGCTGGCGGTCGCGTTCGGTATCGGCGCCGTCGTCCACGCGTTCGGCGACGCGCTGTACTCGCTGGTCGCCCTGGAGGTCCGCGGGGCCGGCTTCCTGCTGTGGCCCGTCGTCCCGCCGCTGGAGTACGAGGTCGAACAGAGCTTCGCGGCCCACCTCGCGCTGATCGACGCCTCCCCCGAACTGTACTTCGAGCTCCTGGTCGTCGCGGCCGCCGCCGCCGTCTGGCGGGCCGACGGCTACCCCGGACTCGGAACCGTCCTCGCCTGGCCCGCCCGCGCCTGGCGCAGCGTCACCGGCGCCGAGTGA
- a CDS encoding uracil-DNA glycosylase — translation MPTVPDPDDRNALADDCRRCPALTESRECIAWGNGPPDATLVVVGEAPAAGDPDADRWRGGNLTGLAYTSRRSGRKVRELVADAGHAGDAYYTNAVKCFPADPDDPGDNREPTAEERANCRPYLVEEVRGVNPDAVLATGKHATKSVLAVEGRELDGFLDSVLDPVECRELDATLVPLVHPSYQEVWIGRLGYTREEYVSAVRETVAAVGRADGDSARLDG, via the coding sequence GTGCCGACCGTCCCCGACCCCGACGACCGGAACGCGCTGGCCGACGACTGCCGGCGCTGTCCCGCGCTGACCGAGAGCCGCGAGTGCATCGCCTGGGGGAACGGGCCGCCGGACGCGACGCTGGTGGTCGTCGGCGAGGCGCCCGCCGCGGGCGACCCGGACGCCGACCGCTGGCGGGGCGGCAACCTGACGGGCCTGGCCTACACCTCGCGACGGTCCGGCCGGAAGGTCCGCGAGCTCGTCGCCGACGCGGGCCACGCCGGCGACGCCTACTACACGAACGCCGTCAAGTGCTTCCCAGCGGACCCCGACGACCCCGGCGACAACCGCGAGCCGACCGCCGAGGAGCGGGCGAACTGCCGGCCCTACCTGGTCGAGGAGGTCCGGGGGGTCAACCCCGACGCGGTGCTCGCGACCGGGAAACACGCCACGAAGTCCGTGCTGGCGGTCGAGGGGCGGGAACTCGACGGCTTCCTCGATTCGGTGCTCGACCCCGTCGAGTGCCGGGAGCTGGACGCGACGCTCGTCCCGCTCGTCCACCCCTCCTATCAGGAGGTGTGGATCGGCCGGCTCGGCTACACCCGCGAGGAGTACGTGTCGGCGGTCCGGGAGACGGTCGCGGCGGTCGGCCGAGCGGACGGGGACTCAGCGCGCCTCGACGGCTGA
- a CDS encoding receiver/sensor box histidine kinase, whose protein sequence is MSRVSNEVGGGGIAVAGAALTAYHLEKLADSVAVVEALHHLVPPALSLGLVVLGVRLARGRLVGARDTDRLLGWTLAGALALAAFDLWGMAGAVIGGFPPRNPVAPLLAIGTFGALGGALVGLYDARRMEQRRSLELLNRINDTLRIATREVVHETDRESLERTVCDRLVDSDPYDAVWLGRYDPEAARVRPTAWAGFDDEYVRSLVVTVDDSPTGNGPGGRAVETREIQCVPDVFDDPTMEPWWDQMERHGITSLAVVPIYHDDTVYGFFSIYTDRDDVFRERERAVLSELGETIGHAVASIEARERLAERERELAHQNERLDEFAAVVSHDLRNPLNVASGRVEIARGERDSEHLAVAADALDRMAALISDVLTLARQGETVDEFEDASLRAVVDEAWATVDAPAATLRVDGELGRVACDPGRLRQLLENLFRNAVEHAGPDVTVTVGPTADGFFVADDGPGIPPDRRDEVFDAGFSTNEDGTGFGLNIVERIARAHGWDVSVGESADGGARFEFAGAGSPPSAVEAR, encoded by the coding sequence GTGAGCCGCGTCTCGAACGAGGTCGGCGGCGGGGGGATCGCGGTCGCAGGCGCCGCCCTCACCGCCTATCACCTCGAAAAGCTCGCCGATTCGGTCGCGGTCGTCGAGGCCCTCCACCACCTCGTGCCGCCCGCCCTCTCGCTCGGACTGGTCGTCCTCGGCGTCCGGCTGGCGCGGGGCCGGCTCGTCGGCGCCCGGGACACGGACCGGCTGCTCGGCTGGACCCTCGCCGGCGCGCTCGCGCTGGCCGCGTTCGACCTCTGGGGGATGGCCGGCGCCGTCATCGGCGGCTTCCCGCCCCGGAATCCCGTCGCGCCGCTGCTCGCGATCGGGACCTTCGGCGCGCTCGGCGGGGCACTCGTCGGTCTCTACGACGCCAGGCGGATGGAACAGCGGCGGTCGCTCGAACTGCTCAACCGGATCAACGACACGCTCCGCATCGCCACGCGGGAGGTCGTCCACGAGACCGACCGCGAGTCGCTGGAACGGACCGTCTGCGACCGGTTGGTCGACTCCGACCCCTACGACGCCGTGTGGCTCGGTCGCTACGACCCGGAGGCGGCCCGCGTCCGGCCGACCGCGTGGGCGGGGTTCGACGACGAGTACGTCCGGTCGCTCGTCGTCACCGTCGACGACAGCCCGACCGGCAACGGCCCCGGCGGCCGCGCCGTCGAGACCCGCGAGATACAGTGCGTCCCCGACGTGTTCGACGACCCCACGATGGAGCCGTGGTGGGACCAGATGGAGCGACACGGGATCACGTCGCTCGCGGTCGTCCCCATCTACCACGACGACACCGTCTACGGGTTCTTCAGTATCTACACGGACCGCGACGACGTGTTCCGCGAGCGCGAGCGGGCGGTGCTCTCGGAGCTCGGCGAGACGATCGGCCACGCCGTCGCCTCGATCGAGGCCCGCGAGCGGCTCGCCGAGCGCGAGCGCGAGCTCGCCCACCAGAACGAGCGCCTCGACGAGTTCGCCGCCGTCGTCTCCCACGACCTGCGCAATCCCCTGAACGTCGCCTCCGGACGCGTCGAGATCGCCCGCGGCGAGCGGGACAGTGAGCACCTCGCCGTCGCGGCCGACGCCCTCGACCGGATGGCGGCGCTCATCTCCGACGTGCTGACGCTCGCGCGGCAGGGCGAGACGGTCGACGAGTTCGAAGACGCGTCGCTCCGGGCCGTCGTCGACGAGGCGTGGGCGACCGTCGACGCCCCGGCGGCGACGCTCCGTGTCGACGGGGAGCTCGGGCGCGTCGCCTGCGACCCCGGCCGACTGCGACAGTTGCTGGAGAACCTCTTCCGCAACGCCGTCGAACACGCCGGCCCGGACGTGACCGTCACCGTCGGACCGACGGCCGACGGGTTCTTCGTCGCCGACGACGGCCCCGGGATCCCGCCGGACAGACGGGACGAGGTCTTCGACGCCGGCTTCTCGACGAACGAGGACGGGACCGGGTTCGGCCTCAACATCGTCGAGCGGATCGCGCGGGCCCACGGCTGGGACGTGTCCGTCGGGGAGAGCGCCGACGGGGGCGCCCGTTTCGAGTTCGCCGGGGCCGGATCGCCGCCCTCAGCCGTCGAGGCGCGCTGA
- a CDS encoding TetR family transcriptional regulator C-terminal domain-containing protein, producing the protein MADPTEGSFPEPRAEIMRATYRALREHGYADLTVERIAEEYGKSTAAVHYHYDTKDELLVAFLDYLLERFVDTIRDVETTDPQRRLDLLLDELIFAAEDHRDLAVAMLEMRSQAPYKEDFRERFRGNDEYIRYMIKAVINHGIDEGDFEDVDADHATRGLMTIVDGARTRAVVLDDGDALETARRVADEYVDATLI; encoded by the coding sequence ATGGCCGATCCAACGGAGGGGAGTTTCCCGGAGCCGCGAGCGGAGATCATGCGGGCGACCTATCGGGCGCTCCGGGAGCACGGGTACGCCGACCTGACGGTCGAGCGGATCGCAGAGGAGTACGGCAAGTCGACCGCCGCGGTCCACTACCACTACGACACGAAAGACGAGCTGCTGGTCGCCTTCCTCGATTACCTGCTCGAGCGCTTCGTCGACACGATCCGCGACGTGGAGACCACCGACCCCCAGCGCCGCCTCGACCTGCTCCTCGACGAGCTGATATTCGCCGCCGAGGACCACCGGGACCTGGCGGTCGCGATGCTGGAGATGCGCTCGCAGGCCCCGTACAAGGAGGACTTCCGCGAGCGATTCCGCGGGAACGACGAGTACATCCGCTACATGATCAAGGCGGTGATCAACCACGGGATCGACGAGGGCGACTTCGAGGACGTCGATGCGGACCACGCGACGCGCGGGCTGATGACGATCGTCGACGGCGCCCGCACGCGGGCCGTCGTCCTCGACGACGGCGACGCGCTCGAAACCGCCAGACGGGTGGCCGACGAGTACGTCGACGCCACGCTGATCTGA
- a CDS encoding TetR/AcrR family transcriptional regulator, translating to MDDDAATAILAATHRALCDRGHADLTLADIAAEADTSTGLIHYYYDDKETLYAEFLDFLYDRYTGRIEAVEGETPRERLAELFETVLADGEGAAGEQLRTAMLAVQTQAPHDERVRERLEQFDEFLYERVRSVVADGVEAGEFDDAVDPAAAAEFLVTAVAGAHARPVAVDRSSDRLAETVTRYAERHLVADGPTGVPN from the coding sequence ATGGACGACGACGCAGCGACCGCGATCCTTGCGGCGACGCACCGCGCGCTCTGCGACCGGGGCCACGCCGACCTCACCCTGGCGGACATCGCCGCGGAGGCGGACACGAGCACCGGACTGATCCACTACTACTACGACGACAAGGAGACGCTGTACGCGGAGTTCCTGGACTTCCTCTACGACCGGTACACCGGGCGGATCGAGGCGGTCGAGGGCGAGACGCCGCGCGAGCGACTCGCCGAACTGTTCGAGACGGTCCTCGCCGACGGGGAGGGGGCGGCCGGCGAGCAGTTGCGCACGGCGATGCTGGCGGTGCAGACCCAGGCGCCGCACGACGAGCGGGTCCGGGAGCGACTCGAACAGTTCGACGAGTTCCTCTACGAGCGGGTCCGGTCGGTCGTCGCCGACGGCGTCGAGGCGGGCGAGTTCGACGACGCGGTCGACCCGGCGGCCGCGGCCGAGTTCCTCGTGACGGCCGTCGCCGGGGCCCACGCGCGACCGGTCGCGGTCGACCGTTCGTCCGACCGGCTCGCCGAGACGGTGACCCGGTACGCCGAGCGCCACCTGGTCGCCGACGGGCCGACGGGGGTTCCCAACTGA
- a CDS encoding MATE family efflux transporter translates to MGLRSRLDALFKGPEDFDLTSGGIGKPLFFLAMPIVVTNLFQTAYNLADTFWLGQYSTDALAAISFAFPMVFLLISFGTGISVAGSVLVAQFTGAGEPREAEYAASQTVTFAAVVSLVLGVVGYFVVGEFLSLMGASADVLPLASSYMEVISLGLLFMFGFFVFIALMRGYGDTVTPMLVMFGSVVLNIVLDPFLIFGWTVVENAPLVGTVSFPELGIQGAAIATVFSRGLALAVGLAIMFRGERGVQIHVRDMAPDLSYLRRLVRIGLPASVEGMGRALSMNLLLFVVAMFPDPVVSAYGIGTRVFSVIVLPAIAVARGVETMTGQNVGADRPDRAEAAANLAAKVLFGVLTLAGVAVFLAPEPIVSVFVGADQADADRVVEVGAQFLRYVALTFGFIGITRAYTGSFRGAGRTLTAAAISVLMLGVVRFPIAWFAAGPLGEAGIWLSFAVSNVVGAAVAVLWYRRGTWKGTELTEENVDIDAAAAEPSAGDD, encoded by the coding sequence ATGGGGCTTCGCAGCCGCCTCGACGCGCTGTTCAAGGGCCCCGAGGACTTCGACCTCACGTCGGGGGGGATCGGCAAGCCCCTCTTTTTCCTCGCGATGCCGATCGTCGTCACGAACCTCTTCCAGACGGCCTACAACCTGGCGGACACGTTCTGGCTCGGCCAGTACAGCACGGACGCGCTGGCGGCGATCAGCTTCGCGTTCCCGATGGTGTTCTTACTCATCTCCTTCGGGACCGGCATCTCCGTCGCCGGCAGCGTCCTCGTCGCGCAGTTCACCGGCGCCGGCGAGCCCCGGGAGGCCGAGTACGCCGCCTCCCAGACGGTCACGTTCGCGGCGGTCGTGTCGCTGGTCCTGGGCGTCGTCGGCTACTTCGTCGTCGGGGAGTTCCTCTCGCTGATGGGCGCCTCGGCGGACGTGTTGCCGCTGGCGTCGAGCTACATGGAGGTCATCTCGCTGGGCCTGCTCTTCATGTTCGGCTTCTTCGTGTTCATCGCGCTCATGCGGGGCTACGGCGACACGGTCACGCCCATGCTCGTGATGTTCGGGTCGGTCGTCCTCAACATCGTCCTCGACCCGTTCCTGATCTTCGGGTGGACCGTCGTCGAGAACGCACCGCTCGTCGGGACGGTGAGCTTCCCCGAACTCGGGATCCAGGGGGCGGCCATCGCGACCGTGTTCTCCCGCGGGCTCGCGCTGGCCGTCGGCCTGGCGATCATGTTCCGCGGCGAGCGCGGCGTCCAGATCCACGTCCGCGACATGGCCCCCGACCTCTCGTATCTCCGCCGGCTGGTCCGGATCGGCCTCCCGGCGTCGGTCGAGGGGATGGGCCGGGCGCTGTCGATGAACCTGCTTCTGTTCGTCGTCGCGATGTTCCCCGACCCCGTCGTCTCCGCCTACGGCATCGGGACGCGCGTCTTCTCGGTGATCGTCCTGCCGGCCATCGCCGTCGCCCGCGGCGTGGAGACGATGACAGGCCAGAACGTGGGCGCCGACAGGCCCGACCGCGCGGAGGCGGCGGCGAACCTCGCGGCGAAGGTGCTGTTCGGCGTCCTCACCCTCGCGGGGGTCGCCGTGTTCCTCGCCCCGGAGCCGATCGTCTCGGTGTTCGTCGGCGCCGACCAGGCCGACGCCGACCGCGTGGTCGAGGTCGGCGCCCAGTTCCTCCGCTACGTCGCGCTGACCTTCGGGTTCATCGGGATCACCCGGGCCTACACCGGGAGCTTCCGCGGCGCCGGCCGGACGCTCACCGCCGCGGCCATCTCCGTCCTGATGCTCGGCGTCGTCCGGTTCCCGATCGCCTGGTTCGCCGCCGGCCCGCTCGGCGAGGCGGGGATCTGGCTCTCGTTCGCCGTCTCGAACGTCGTCGGCGCGGCCGTCGCCGTCCTCTGGTACCGCCGCGGCACCTGGAAGGGGACCGAGCTGACCGAGGAGAACGTCGACATCGACGCGGCGGCCGCCGAGCCCTCGGCGGGTGACGACTGA